Proteins from one Salmonella bongori NCTC 12419 genomic window:
- the dtpD gene encoding dipeptide permease DtpD has translation MNKQSSQPRAIYYVVALQIWEYFSFYGMRALLILYLTNQLKYDDNHAYELFSAYCSLVYVTPILGGYLADKVLGNRMAVMLGAFLMAVGHLVLGASEIAPTFLYLSLAIIVCGYGLFKSNISCLLGELYQPEDPRRDGGFSLLYAAGNIGSIVAPIACGYVQEEYSWAMGFALAAIGMLAGLVIFLCGNRHFTHTTGVNKAVLCARNYLLPNWGWLLLLLVAAPLLITVLFWKEWSVYALIVATAIGLGVLTKIYRQAQTAKQRKELGLIVTLTLFSMLFWAFAQQGGSSISLYIDRFVNRDILGYSVPTAMFQSVNAFAVMLCGVVLAWLVKESVSGNRTVRIWGKFALGLGLMSAGFCILTLSARWSAAYGHSSMPLMVLGLAVMGFAELFIDPVAMSQITRIDIPGVTGVLTGIYMLLSGAIANYLAGVIADQTSQSAFDASGAVNYAINAYVDVFEQITWGALACVGVVLLIWLYQSFKFKSRALAVES, from the coding sequence ATGAATAAACAATCATCTCAACCTCGTGCCATTTATTACGTTGTCGCCCTGCAAATTTGGGAGTATTTCAGCTTTTATGGTATGCGCGCCCTACTGATTCTTTATCTTACCAATCAGCTGAAATACGACGATAACCATGCCTATGAGTTATTCAGCGCTTACTGTTCGCTGGTCTACGTCACCCCAATTCTGGGCGGCTACCTGGCGGATAAAGTGCTTGGCAACCGAATGGCCGTGATGCTGGGCGCCTTTTTAATGGCAGTTGGTCATTTAGTGCTGGGCGCCAGTGAAATCGCGCCGACATTCCTTTATCTGTCGCTGGCGATCATTGTCTGCGGCTACGGCCTGTTTAAATCGAATATTAGCTGCCTGCTGGGCGAACTGTACCAACCGGAAGATCCGCGCCGCGACGGCGGGTTCTCGCTGCTTTACGCGGCAGGCAATATAGGCTCGATCGTGGCCCCTATCGCCTGCGGCTATGTACAAGAGGAATACAGTTGGGCGATGGGATTTGCGCTCGCCGCCATTGGTATGCTGGCGGGGCTGGTGATCTTTCTGTGCGGGAATCGTCATTTCACCCACACCACCGGCGTTAATAAAGCCGTGTTGTGCGCCAGAAACTATCTGCTGCCGAACTGGGGGTGGCTGTTACTCCTGCTGGTGGCTGCGCCGTTGCTGATTACCGTTCTGTTCTGGAAAGAATGGTCAGTCTATGCCTTAATCGTGGCGACCGCGATCGGCCTGGGCGTGCTGACGAAAATTTATCGCCAGGCGCAGACGGCCAAACAGCGTAAGGAACTGGGACTGATTGTCACCCTGACCCTGTTCAGTATGCTGTTCTGGGCGTTTGCCCAACAGGGCGGCAGTTCGATCAGCCTGTATATCGACCGCTTTGTGAACCGCGATATTCTGGGCTATTCCGTTCCCACCGCCATGTTCCAGTCGGTAAACGCCTTTGCCGTGATGTTATGCGGGGTCGTCCTGGCCTGGCTGGTTAAAGAGAGCGTAAGCGGTAATCGCACCGTGCGTATCTGGGGCAAATTCGCGCTGGGTCTCGGACTAATGAGCGCCGGATTCTGTATTCTGACCCTGAGCGCACGCTGGTCCGCCGCTTACGGGCACTCCTCCATGCCGCTGATGGTGCTGGGACTGGCGGTGATGGGCTTTGCCGAACTGTTTATCGACCCGGTCGCCATGTCGCAAATTACGCGCATTGACATCCCCGGCGTCACCGGTGTATTAACCGGAATTTATATGCTGCTGTCCGGCGCGATTGCTAACTATCTGGCAGGCGTCATCGCTGACCAGACCTCGCAAAGCGCCTTTGACGCCAGCGGCGCGGTTAATTACGCTATCAACGCCTATGTGGATGTTTTTGAACAGATCACCTGGGGCGCGTTAGCCTGCGTAGGCGTTGTCCTGCTGATTTGGCTGTATCAGTCCTTCAAATTCAAAAGCCGCGCGCTGGCCGTCGAATCCTGA
- the ybgI gene encoding radiation resistance protein YbgI has translation MKNTELEQLINDKLNSVAMSDYAPNGLQVEGKETVQKIVTGVTASQALLDEAVRLQADAVIVHHGYFWKGESPVIRGMKRRRLKTLLVNDINLYGWHLPLDAHPELGNNAQLATLLGITVKGEIEPLVPWGELSMPVPGLELASWIEARLGRKPLWCGDTGPENVQRVAWCTGGGQSFIDSAARFGVDAFITGEVSEQTIHSAREQGLHFYAAGHHATERGGIRALSEWLNENTELDVTFIDIPNPA, from the coding sequence ATGAAAAACACCGAACTGGAACAACTGATTAACGACAAGCTGAACAGTGTGGCGATGAGTGATTATGCGCCAAACGGTTTACAAGTCGAAGGAAAAGAAACGGTACAGAAAATCGTGACCGGCGTGACCGCCAGTCAGGCGCTGCTCGATGAGGCGGTGCGTTTACAGGCCGATGCGGTCATTGTTCATCATGGTTACTTCTGGAAAGGCGAGTCTCCTGTTATTCGCGGCATGAAACGCCGTCGCTTAAAAACGTTACTGGTAAATGATATTAACCTGTACGGTTGGCACCTGCCGCTGGATGCGCACCCTGAACTGGGCAACAACGCGCAGCTGGCGACGCTATTGGGCATTACCGTGAAAGGGGAAATTGAGCCGCTGGTGCCGTGGGGGGAACTCTCAATGCCGGTGCCGGGGTTGGAGCTGGCCTCGTGGATTGAAGCGCGTCTGGGGCGGAAACCTTTATGGTGCGGCGATACCGGGCCGGAAAATGTCCAGCGCGTCGCCTGGTGTACCGGCGGCGGGCAAAGTTTTATTGATAGTGCCGCCCGCTTTGGCGTTGACGCTTTTATTACTGGCGAGGTGTCTGAACAGACCATTCATAGCGCGCGCGAACAAGGGCTACATTTTTATGCCGCCGGCCACCATGCCACGGAACGCGGCGGCATTCGCGCTCTGAGCGAATGGTTGAACGAAAACACAGAATTAGATGTGACGTTTATTGATATCCCTAACCCGGCATAA
- the pxpB gene encoding 5-oxoprolinase subunit PxpB — translation MQRARCYLLGETAVVLELEPPITLASQKRIWRLTQRLVDMPNVVEAIPGMNNITVILRNPQTLALDAIERLQRWWEESEALEPDSRSVEIPVIYGGAGGPDLAEVARHCGLSEKQVVELHASVEYVVWFLGFQPGFPYLGNLPEPLHIPRRAEPRLQVPAGSVGIGGAQTGIYPLSTPGGWQLIGLTPLQLFDPMRETPVLLRPGDSVRFVPQKEGVC, via the coding sequence GTGCAGCGAGCGCGTTGTTATCTGTTAGGCGAAACGGCGGTCGTCCTGGAACTTGAACCGCCGATAACACTGGCGAGCCAGAAACGCATCTGGCGCCTGACGCAGCGTCTGGTCGATATGCCGAACGTGGTGGAAGCGATTCCCGGGATGAACAATATCACCGTGATCCTGCGCAACCCACAAACCCTGGCGCTGGATGCGATTGAACGTCTACAGCGCTGGTGGGAAGAGAGCGAAGCGCTGGAGCCGGACTCGCGTTCGGTTGAGATCCCGGTGATCTATGGCGGCGCAGGCGGGCCGGATCTGGCGGAGGTGGCGCGGCACTGTGGTTTAAGTGAAAAACAGGTTGTGGAGCTGCACGCCTCTGTTGAGTATGTCGTCTGGTTTTTGGGGTTTCAGCCAGGCTTTCCCTATCTCGGCAATTTACCGGAACCGCTCCATATACCGAGACGCGCGGAGCCGCGTCTACAGGTACCGGCAGGTTCTGTCGGTATCGGCGGCGCTCAGACGGGAATTTATCCATTATCCACGCCGGGCGGCTGGCAGCTAATCGGCCTTACGCCGTTGCAGTTGTTCGATCCGATGCGGGAAACTCCTGTGCTGCTGCGCCCTGGTGATAGTGTACGCTTTGTGCCGCAAAAGGAGGGAGTATGCTGA
- the pxpC gene encoding 5-oxoprolinase subunit PxpC: MLNIIRAGIYTSVQDSGRHGFRQSGLSHCGALDKPAFQTANLLVGNDANAPALEITLGQLVVEFENDSWFALTGAGCEAQLDNQPAWTGWRLPVKAGQRLTLHRPLHGMRSYLAVAGGINVPKVMGSCSTDLKSGIGGLEGRLLKDGDRLVTGKPSRQFSGPQGVKQLLWGNRIRALPGPEYREFDHASQEAFWRSPWQLSPQSNRMGYRLRGQSLTRTTDRELLSHGLLPGVVQVPYNGQPIVLMNDAQTTGGYPRIACIIEADMYHLAQIPLGQPIHFVQCSLEEALNARRERQRYLEQLAWRLQHEY; encoded by the coding sequence ATGCTGAATATTATTCGCGCGGGGATTTACACCTCCGTGCAAGACAGCGGGCGACACGGTTTTCGTCAGTCGGGACTGAGCCACTGCGGCGCGCTGGATAAACCCGCCTTTCAGACGGCTAATCTCCTGGTCGGGAATGACGCGAATGCCCCGGCGCTGGAAATTACCCTCGGTCAACTGGTCGTCGAATTTGAAAATGATAGTTGGTTCGCCCTCACCGGCGCGGGCTGTGAGGCGCAACTGGATAATCAACCGGCCTGGACCGGTTGGCGACTACCGGTAAAAGCGGGCCAGCGTTTGACACTACACCGCCCGCTTCATGGAATGCGTAGTTATCTGGCGGTGGCGGGCGGTATTAATGTGCCGAAAGTGATGGGATCGTGTAGTACCGATCTGAAGTCTGGTATCGGTGGGCTGGAGGGGCGGTTGCTAAAAGATGGCGATCGCCTGGTGACAGGCAAGCCATCCCGACAATTTAGCGGGCCGCAGGGTGTGAAACAGTTACTGTGGGGCAATCGCATCCGCGCACTGCCGGGGCCGGAATACCGTGAATTCGATCACGCGTCGCAAGAAGCGTTCTGGCGTTCGCCGTGGCAGCTTAGCCCGCAGAGTAACCGCATGGGCTATCGTTTGCGGGGACAATCGTTAACGCGGACAACGGATCGCGAATTGCTGTCGCACGGTTTGCTGCCGGGTGTTGTGCAGGTGCCTTACAACGGTCAGCCTATTGTGCTGATGAACGATGCCCAGACGACTGGCGGCTATCCGCGTATTGCCTGCATCATTGAGGCGGACATGTACCACCTGGCGCAAATCCCGCTGGGTCAACCTATCCATTTTGTGCAATGTTCGCTGGAAGAAGCGCTTAACGCGCGTCGCGAGCGTCAGCGCTATCTGGAACAGCTTGCCTGGCGGCTTCAACATGAATATTGA
- the pxpA gene encoding 5-oxoprolinase subunit PxpA, protein MNIDLNADLGEGCTSDAELLTLVSSANIACGFHAGDAWTMLVSVREALKNGVAIGAHPSFPDRENFGRTAMDLPPETVYAQTLYQVGALGAVVQAEGGVMRHVKPHGMLYNQAAKDRCLAQAIAKAVHDYDPSLILVGLAGSELIRAGEHYGLVTRQEVFADRGYQDDGSLLPRTQPGALIHDEEQALAQTLDMVQTGRVKSVTGVWTNVTAQTVCVHGDGEYALAFARRLRAAFNANNIDIIA, encoded by the coding sequence ATGAATATTGATTTGAATGCGGATTTGGGCGAAGGCTGTACCAGCGATGCTGAATTATTAACGTTGGTCTCCTCTGCTAATATCGCCTGCGGTTTTCATGCGGGCGATGCGTGGACTATGCTGGTTAGTGTGCGTGAGGCACTGAAAAATGGTGTGGCGATTGGCGCGCATCCCAGTTTCCCTGATCGGGAAAATTTTGGGCGGACAGCGATGGATTTGCCGCCGGAAACGGTATACGCCCAGACATTGTACCAGGTCGGCGCTCTGGGGGCAGTTGTTCAGGCGGAAGGCGGCGTGATGCGCCATGTCAAACCACACGGTATGCTCTATAACCAGGCGGCAAAAGATCGTTGTCTGGCGCAGGCCATTGCGAAAGCGGTACACGACTATGATCCGTCATTGATTCTGGTTGGACTGGCCGGAAGTGAGCTGATCCGGGCTGGCGAGCACTACGGGCTGGTGACGCGACAAGAGGTATTTGCCGATCGCGGCTATCAGGACGACGGTAGTCTGCTGCCACGTACGCAGCCTGGCGCACTGATTCATGATGAAGAGCAGGCGCTGGCGCAAACGCTGGATATGGTTCAGACCGGGAGAGTAAAAAGTGTTACTGGCGTGTGGACGAATGTCACGGCGCAAACGGTGTGCGTTCATGGTGATGGCGAGTATGCGCTTGCGTTTGCCCGCAGACTACGCGCCGCGTTTAACGCGAACAACATAGACATTATCGCCTGA
- a CDS encoding tyrosine-type DNA invertase, with protein sequence MKRKYLTQEEIEKLLSATDRMPFPERNRCLILMAFIHGFRASELLGLRLSDIDLAGRQLYIRRLKNGFSTCHPLLPDEYNVLKSWLRARKPLEKGADGDWLFLSLRRHPLSRQQFFYILREAGRLAELTIAPHPHMLRHACGYALADKGIDTRLIQDYLGHRNIQHTVRYTASNAARFHGIWRKKRRI encoded by the coding sequence GTGAAAAGAAAATATCTTACGCAAGAAGAGATTGAAAAGCTGCTATCAGCGACTGACCGAATGCCTTTTCCGGAAAGAAACCGCTGCTTAATTCTGATGGCGTTTATCCATGGTTTCAGAGCCAGCGAACTGTTGGGGTTGCGTTTATCTGATATTGATCTGGCAGGGAGGCAGCTCTATATCCGGCGCCTTAAAAATGGATTTTCTACATGTCATCCCCTTCTTCCGGATGAGTATAACGTACTAAAAAGCTGGCTCAGGGCCAGGAAGCCGCTTGAAAAAGGGGCCGACGGAGACTGGTTGTTTCTGTCACTGCGGCGGCATCCACTTAGCAGACAACAATTTTTTTACATACTCCGTGAGGCAGGGCGGCTGGCCGAATTAACGATAGCGCCGCATCCCCATATGCTACGACATGCGTGCGGCTACGCCCTTGCTGATAAAGGGATTGATACGCGACTCATACAAGATTATTTAGGACACAGGAATATCCAGCATACCGTAAGATACACCGCCAGTAATGCCGCACGCTTTCATGGAATATGGCGAAAAAAACGCCGAATATGA